tatcgccaattcctgttttcgatcctccactgttAAGTCATGCGTGTGCCTGTTAAGTCGACTTGTACCAGTGTTAAATGATACTCATGAGTTAGCATGAATCAACCAtcagttgcctcacgtttccctttgCGCATACAGTAGATCATTAAATTGATCTAccttccttttgtcattgatctttTCAGACGACAAAGATCACGGAATTCCCTGTCCTTAGCATAGTATTCACGAGCGTTATCGCAATTTTCACGTTTACAccttttctagaaaaacattgTTGGTACAACCGTACaaagcaattttctttcttttcagatACACAGTTTTCCCCTATTAGATACACTCAACTCGCGCCTAAAGTTGAATGTCATGTCACGCATTTCACTTTCATAGCTTCAGCGTtagatcattttttaaataacaggTTTGCATTTATGGCTTAACATTTGGCGCAATTTTCCTTTCACATAGCCGTTGCATTGATTCATTAAATCCACACTGGTGCAAAATACAGAATTACCTTCCTCGAAAATTACGGATTTCTAATTCACTAATTACGAATTTCCTTTTCGCAAATTACCGATTTGAGCTAATCTCACagattacattttttcattccGTTTCGTTTCGTAAATTACAATAAGCCCTCTCAGAGACAACAACATAGCGAATTCTGTGTTTCGCAATGACTTGAGAGAACATGAAATCTCTTTCCAATTTCTAAAACAGTCAAAGTTAATTAGTGTCTGCTAACTGCAGACCAGATCAAAGAATtatgcagaaaaaggaaaaaaaaccgaCCTGTACAAAAAGGTTAAAGTGCGTAGGCTGTGGGGAAATGGGACTTTAAGCCGGAAAACTGTGTATCTGAAAAGAGGGAAGATTACTTTGAACGAAACTACCAATAATGTTTCATAGTAAAGGTGCAAAAGTTAAATTTGCGATAACGCTCATGAATACTATGCTGCTAAGTTAAGGGCCAAGGATCGGAAACTCCGAGTTCTCTGTCGTCTGGATAAGATCAATGACAAGaggaagatagataaatttagtaGTAATATGCTGTAcacacaaagggaaacgtgaggcaTTCGATGGTGGCTTGTTACTAACAGTAACTTCCCTAGGGTCCTAATCACTCACCAAAAAACCGACCTTTAAAGACTTTCAATCCGTCATCATCTTCAAAAGTTTCTTTGGCAGTAGCCTTCAAAATGAGCTCCTGAATTTGCATGTGCACTCTGAAGTCCTTCTTCAACAATGATGGGGAGCTTGACTCCTGCCCATGTTAATTAAAACCCCTGGGGGACGAACTACGTAGAAAATTACATCACCCTATTTTTGTTGCTATTTAAAGCATGCCCGTGGGAAACTGAGGCTATTTATGCATTAAACCGCCGGATAATGAGATGAGGCTCATTTTTAGCGAAAAGAGTTCTTCGAAACATCGAAATACGAATTTTCCCGAATTTTTTACTCCAGTTGTTGCTGACATCGCGTCTGCCATTTAAATATGGCGTCGCCAAAAAATTAGTAAGACATCTGTTAGCGAAAAAGATCGAAATGGCGGGTGCAGAGTCGATGGGATTAACTTTTGTGGACGAAGATGGCTTACCTGTAGCATTTTTGCGAATCGCCCACGTGGATTCTGTCAATGAAGTGCCTTCCGATGTCAATAGCCGCGATGAAGAGGAACAAAACTACTCCGATATGAGATGGACATCTGTTATACAACCCCCAGAAGGCGTAAATTTTCGCGAAGAGGTTGGTATGAGAGTAGAAATGGACAATGACAATGATTGTTTAGATTACTTCCAACCTCTGTTTACTGATGAtgtttatcaactgattttacGTGAGACCAAACGGTTTGAGCATCAAAAACGGCAGCTTGAGGACAATTCTCTGGGTGGTCTCCACGATTTTACCCTTCCAGAGCTAAAGGCTTAGCTTGGGCTCACATTGGAAATGGGTCTTGtcaaaaaaagcaatttgaaaGCTCACTGGTCAACTGATTCGGTCACCAAAACTCCATTGTTTACTAACACCATGTCAAGAGACTACTACCTTCATATTCAGAGATATCTTCACTTTGTAAATAATTGCAATGCCCCAGACCAGACAGATCTTAACAGGGATAAACTGCGGAAAATGAGATCATTTTTAGAGGGTCCAGCAGCAAGCAAGGATTTGGCTCAGCGAGTTGTTCTAATGCTAACAGAGCCTTATTTCAACAAAGCTTACAAATTGTTTGTTGTCAACTGGTATACCAGTGTACCACTCTTTCtagaactggaaaaaaaaaggaattagaGTCTGTGGAACAGTGAGGGGAAATAGAAAGTGCCTACCTCAGGATACTGTTGACCAGCGATGCGAGCAGGTCAAAAGCCTCGTCAGGGGAGAATCGCTTTTCCGTCAAAGCGGCAAGCTCATCTGTGTGACATGGAAGGACCGAAAGCTGGTACATTACTCTCAACTCTCCCTGGGGGTTTGGAAATTGGACAGGTAGAGAGAAGGGTGAAGTCACGAGGGCAATGGCAAAGGCAGAACATCGCACAGCCACAGTTGATTAACCTGTACAACTCCCATATGGAAGGAGTTGATTTGGGTGATCAACGCATGGCAATTTGCTGCAGGTTTATGTAAGGAAATATTTGGTTGTGGTTATGCCCACATCATGTATGGAAGAGCTGGCCATCCAAGAGTCACCCTTGTCAAATTCAAAGAGAATCTTGTGCGGGAACTGATAGGAGGAAACGCTTTAGACGGAACAACTTCTCTGGAGGCAATGTAGCAGCACAGGATGTCCGCTTCGAACTCCTGCAGTTTCAGCATCCTGTGGCAACTGACACTCATAGAAACTGTAAAATACATATTCAACGAGTGGAAACAGTCTATGAGTGCTCAGTTTGCCAAGTGCGTATGTGTCCAGGACCTTGCTTTGAGCGCTACCACACACTGCACAGTTATCTTTTTGATGACCAATAGAAATGGTCCCAAGAGACTCAAAGATGGTCGTGGCAGACCAAGAAATGGTCCAGGCAGACCACTTCAAAAGAGATCAAGATGattttatgtttcctttgatcaaaacattaatttacttAGCGAGGTTTATATTGATTCAAGTGAACACTAAAATGATTTTGAGACCACTGATCGACATCAACTTTGCAACTAAATATGGTTAAAAGAAGAACAATAGTGTTTTATTTTGTGCTAGGAAAAGCTTTCTGTGTATATAGAACTTGATATTGTGTACAGTTATTgtgttgacaaaattttcacttCAGTTCTGTTCTCTAATTCGAGGACGGTTTGGGAAAAATCCGTTTTATTACCTTTCTggatttttcatattttttctgtaAGACACGTATTAGTTCATTGCACTAAATGAAAGTGCAAAATCTCCTCTTTCTAAAAATGTTAGCCTTATAGTTTTCTGCcgtattaaaaaaattggtggCCTAATTAGTAATGTCATGTCACAAATTGAGTCAAAAAACCCCCACCCCCTCAGTCCCCTAGCGGTAGGCCCAGATATCATACTGAATTCTTCCTCTAAGATGTTCTGCATGCGCAGTCTATATCACACTCGTCACAGGTTCTCTTAAGCTGACATATCCAtctttagcccttcgtcaatcgctcgaacaaagggctaacgctggaaatgtcagctttagaaacttcTGACgttagccaatttacgttatcaactcagttgataatcaTCATGTACTACCTCCTagcgacgcagcaccgcagtttttaaagaaaaaaaaacttccccCTTTTCACACTTTTAACAGTTCCCCTGTACAGTTTTGTTTCCATGTTTTCCAACTGAAATAGAAATACGAAAAGAAAGTTTGATACCGTGTATCCATATGCTCCAAGCTTGATCAGATCTCTTTTTACAATGACATTACATGAATTTGGATGTTTACTGGTATTTTACTCTCATCTTAGAGTGTTTTCATGGTCCATTTAGTGAACAAGTTGTCATGCTTATCGAGAAACATTTCGTAGACCGTCTTCGCATTGTGCTCTGCTCAATGTGGTAACTGTTCCTTATCTCTTAGAAATGCGATATTTTCAAAAGATTAAAAGCaaacaattaagaaaattaggggattacttaattttgaaacaaatttcaaatatcaaatgttttttttctacgGTCTCACGTAAGCAAGCTTCTATATTCTATTCTCTTAAACAATGCCTTGGGCACCAATTGCGTTCGTGAATCACAATAATTACTAACACTCATGGGAACTGTTAAAAGATGATTGGTCGTTGCACAATGCACTATTCTCTTTGAAAGTAGTGAAGTAGTGAAGTTTTATTTAGTTGCGCGTAAGTGCGTGGAATCTTATTTTTCGTCAATTTTGCGGACCGTTTTGTTCTGCTTTGGAGCTGCACGTCTTAAATCATCTCGATTTTGTTGTAGATTACTCAAATACGAGAAGAAATTGTTGTGGCAGGTGCGTACGAGATGTTAACGCCCAGATCAGGGTTCTTGATATCTTGAAATCACAAGTCACTGCCTCTGCAGCCCACCATTTCTGACACTTTTCTTAAAGTTCACTTTCGATTAAAAGTTGATTTAATTCAAAGTCAACAACGTTCTCACATCTTCTTTATGATTTCCTCTCTGTCAAACAGGTTTACTCAATATTAAAGAGTGTGAAGAAATCAGTATCAAAGAGTGTGGAGCAAACTGTATTGAGACTACAAGCGTTTCAAATTGGCATGGAGCAGTCGTCCTTAAATCCAGCAACGTTGACGCCAGTGTCTTCGCCTAAGGAAGAAACGACCGGTTTGACCATAAGACAAGTGGCGAATGTAAAAATCTGGGCTCACAGGCGGCGGAAATCACTCTTCGTCCCACAGCGATGTGAAACAGACTATGGGAACGCTTTGTTGACGCATGCAGACTTTCCGAAAGCCAGGGCAAAGTCGCTTTCTGCGTTAAATCGTGACAGAAAGTTGCAATTCGACAAGCAAATGGCCTATAAAATGATGGAACAGGTGCTGAACATGGAGCTGTCGTTCAAATCCTACGATTTAAAAGAGTGTGAAATTGCGTCGAAAAAGATCGCCAAGACACTAAATGAAAAACTGAGCAGCACGTTTGACCTATCTGGCTGTAAAATGATCTGTTTGTGCTATATCACAAAGCGTGCCAAACCTTCCTTGGCGATAGACAGTGGCTGTGCGTGGGATGAAATGAAGAGCACTGTGGAAAAGGACGCGTTCGTGGATTACGTttacaaaaatcaaacaattgtTGCCGTTGCCTCcgtttttgttatttcttgcCGCAGGTTTCCCACGAGGAAAGTGGTATTGGACAACCTCTACGCTCAAGGCACATCAGTACCTAAGGCAAGGAGTGCCGTCATGTCAGAGCCAGCTCGTAGAAGTCACGAATCAAGCGACAGAATGTTTGGCGTCCCACCTCCGAGGAAAGATGAATGGGTGGGTTAAGATTCATATTTCTGTGAATCGATGAGGAGAAACGGAATGGTTTTCGTGAGCATGCAAATAGAAGGAATATACCACACCATAGCATATCGAGGTTTTATCTTTATCACTACGAATGCATGGAGCTTATTTCTAAGAAATCGCATCGTTGTATCAGTGCCTTTTCGAGACTTTGAAAGCCTCTGTTTAGATACTAAGCTCTTTAAGATATCTGGGCTCTTCATATATTGGTCattaaaataatatgaaaatcattaacgatttttgcatttttatgaaGCATCAAGACAGAAAACGCAATCGCTTGCTGAAAAACGCAACGACACTTTGTGGTGTTGTTTACTTTGTGTGTGGGCTTGTACGTGCCTCGATTATCATTAGAgtcctttattctcttcaccATGAAAACGTGTTTTGTTATCAAGTGCCACTTAGGACTTAATTAGACGTCCCTCTGGGTAAATAGAAGAATCCACACTGAAATAGCCTCATCATTCAATAGTTTAATAACTTTATCTTCAGTGACGTCAAAGATATCTAAAATGGTTGCTGACTTTTCACTTGGGACTGTTTACATTTGTAAGGGTATTGCACAATTATGCATGTAAATAGGAATACATGAAGTGCTTAACGAAAAAGCGTTCTCCGCACATTGTGAGTATTCGAGACTATATTGACCAAATATTACACTTTtgttttgagaagaaaaaagaacgaTGGAAGGACCTTTATGAAATAACCATAGTCAAATAGTGCGGCTGAATTTCGTTCCAGTCATCACTAAAGCAAGAAGGAGTAAGAGGCGTACAAGCGAATCGAGAAAGCCGTTTCTTTTTCcacagaaaactttttattttgtttttttgctcaAGTTTTATTGAAAGCGTTTTACGTTTTCTTTCAATAAGGcaggaaatatttctttctctcGCTCTCTTGTACCTCAAAAATTGCATGTGTGAGTTATGTGCTGAAAGTTTTCGTAAATGCACGGTCCGTAGGCGAGTCAAACGTACTTCCTCGCGTACTTCCTCGATGCACACTTTTAACACcggttggaaattttttttttccactaggtcatttcatgaaataattgtGACAGAAAAACCAAATCCCGGGTCTTTCGCAATATTTTTAAGATCATCATTGTTAACTGACCAATCAGGATTGAGAAAATTTGTTAAGTATATAATAAAAGCCCTTTTGATGATCAATAagttaattttaatattttattaaaaaatccAAATAGGAAATTTTAAGTCAGAGATCGTTTGTCTTACTGCACTCGTGGGAATAGTAAAAATAGTAGATGATGTAGCTCTCAGCCTTTGGTAAATAGCTTAAAAAGTGCATGTGATACACAATGTTactgaattaaaataaagctggtcatttaacattttttaaaagattggTTGCTCTTCCAAGCTCATTTTAGCGACTTCTCGATGATGTTTTCGGCGCAAaccattttggaaacaaaaaaactagtgttttcttATCTCCAAATTTTTCCTTAACTTCCTGAGTGCGTTTTTGGGATCTTATTTCTAAATATGTTGATGCATCTTGATGTAAGAGCTCCTGTTGATATTTACGACTGAGAGAAGGGAATAAGACCATGAGCTCTTCGTGTTCTCTTGGTGTACAGCTTACTTAGACTTGACTCGCTGATAGTGTCGAAAATAACCCACTGAGAGGCAAAGATTCGGGATGTAGTCCCCAATCAACTACAGCCATAACGCGGGCTCGATCACTGACATTTCGGTTCCTCTAAATGTTAATGTATTCAGAGGGTGGCAGGGGAGTACATTTGTGAACTGGCTCAGCCTGGTGCTTCTCGTGAGTAAAAGAATGCAATGGGGTATTTTTTGGTGATCATAGTAGTATTATTgtgttttaaatcaaaatgcCCCGATACTAAGGCTCTTACATCTAAGCCGACCTCCACTTCAGAGAATGAttataacttaaagaaatatgGAAGAAGTAAATGACAAGGAAGCATTTCGTGAAAGTGCAAACTTCGCAGATGCTTGCTCTAAGAGATATATTTCATAGAAGAATTTTAAATCAcagatatatttttcatttgtcaGTGCAGCACTCCTTTCCtacttattcattttttttctagcaCTCTAAAATCAACCTCCCACCGACGAAACGTTGCTATGAGCGAACACCTGTACGTCCTTCCATCTTCTTTCTCAATTTGTATAAAACTTTGTCTCGCCATTTGGTCTCTTCCGATGTGGACGCTATCGATATTCACTTTAGATGTGACTTAATGGTCAGCACATAGAGAGTAGTATAtttctcgcaccaatcagatcgtttagGGTATGTGTCTCGTACCAATCAGATCGCGgcgtttagggtatgtatctcgcactaATCAGAacgtcgtttttgttctttgatttgAGAAGTGTTCAAATCTCAACGATGTAATGGGGGATTCAAATTAACTATGGacgattttgtgtatgttttcgatgactggagaaagtgatcttgtggagttTTTTGTGTTTGGCGAAggacgaattcagataccatcgttaGCATGTCTATTTGATTTTGTAATCTAGGACGATTGATTAacggaggtaagttaatatgatgtgatTAACTAAcgtcgaaggaacagttttggtctaGGTCCGCATTtttgacaacaaaataaacacataccacTTAAAAAGATTATAACACGGACCACGTGTAAAGCTGTCcattgtttctcgaatattgcgcgtgttaaatattcaaaactgacatctcatttacatctacatctacttttattacgttggtaaaacctgtacagacatcacaccaaccaactcgcgtgcaaagtgagaagaccatacgaaggcttgaaattatattatgatcgattttgatcaagaaatgggccaggaatattccacaatggtgcaaataatcgtgaaagttgatcgcggaaaagcgattgcgtgacgtTCGGTAAGTTATAAcatgacatgttatcacatgCCAGACggaaaaactctttagattctcagtctgcattttgtgccCACTCTGCGatctgcagtctacattttatacctagtctgcattttatatctggtctgcagtctgcagtctgcattttgtactaacaggtagACAGAGTACACTAACTGAAAACTATAGACATCTGTGGCACcgatacagtttatttttggttacagttaacaAGCTACCACAAAGTACCTGTGTGTGGGTTAATTCGATAtcttcgttcttttccgcgttaatattcttctttcctttcctttcccgGAATCGAATGTAGTGTTGGTTACATCGGCACAAATGCTTCATTTTCATGCAGTCAAGCCGCAGCTTTcgaagaatttttttagtttagaaATACATGCAGTTTAATGAGCTTTCTCGTGGACAATGTTTTGTTACATAGGGCTTTGATTTGATCCAATGGTTCCGCTCGGCTAAAAATATAGCCATCTGAActgttaattattaattacaTGCAAAGGCAACATTTggttaaaatataaaattgcaCTTATCGATAAGGTTCACCAGTATCCATGATTCTGGTATTGCTATATCTAAATAACTGTCCATGTTCAAAGTTACTTTTTAAGCTagagaggtaaaaaaattactttgtcaTAGGAGGTACTGGAAGACCAGTTTTCGATAATAAATTCAGTAAACTCAGTTAAGCTCTTGGAAACATTTCAACATCGTTTCCTCTTCCTCCT
This is a stretch of genomic DNA from Pocillopora verrucosa isolate sample1 chromosome 12, ASM3666991v2, whole genome shotgun sequence. It encodes these proteins:
- the LOC131774312 gene encoding uncharacterized protein — encoded protein: MEQSSLNPATLTPVSSPKEETTGLTIRQVANVKIWAHRRRKSLFVPQRCETDYGNALLTHADFPKARAKSLSALNRDRKLQFDKQMAYKMMEQVLNMELSFKSYDLKECEIASKKIAKTLNEKLSSTFDLSGCKMICLCYITKRAKPSLAIDSGCAWDEMKSTVEKDAFVDYVYKNQTIVAVASVFVISCRRFPTRKVVLDNLYAQGTSVPKARSAVMSEPARRSHESSDRMFGVPPPRKDEWVG